The Alkalihalophilus pseudofirmus nucleotide sequence TCTATCTTCTTCTACCGTTAGATGATAACGAGTGGTTAATGCTAGAAAGCTTACAGCCATCGCTGCATAAGCAAAGTACTGAGTATTACCTTCTAGAGCATACGCATAAGTCATCGCCATAAAAAATAGAATCGTCCAGAGAATCTTGGGTTCTTCTGCTATAAATGTCTTCATTCCTTATCCGTCATCCCTTTACTGTGTACAAACGTCATAACAGCAAATAAAATAAAGCTTACCACTAGGACTGTTCCGCCGATAATATAGAATAATAACTGCACGATCTCTGGTATAAAGTCTGGCTTCATGTAGTAAATGTACATGCCTGCTGTCAGTCCAAAAGCACCAATAAATGCAGTCCATACTTGGGCAGCGGCTAATTTAGACTGCTTTGGGATAGGGTATACCCGGTAAAAAATTGCAAAAGCAAACAGCGAAAGCCAGCCAACTACTAAAATATGAGCATGAATCGCTCTTAACATCATCGACCCTGCTCCAGCCATATGTGAACCCATAAACGTTCCGATCAACGCATAAATGGCAGATGTTCTTAATAAAAACTTTGTACGGCTCATTAATCTTCTCCCCTTTTAATTGAATGTCGAGTGAATAAATGATCTGAAGGTCAATCATCATTACCAACTTCTTATTATACAATAGTTTGAGCGGGTAATAAGCAAGGGAATAATGAATACTAATTGAACGAATAATGTTCACTGTACAAAAGCTTGTCCTAATCTGTTACAGAGAGGATTAATCAATGAAAAAGAACTCGTTTATGAAGCATTTTATGGAACAATTAAAAACGGATCCCATCCCAGATTGGTCAGCTACATTTGCCTATTACTTCATGTTATCTATTTTCCCATTGCTGATTTTTATGATCGCCCTTTTGCCATACTTTCAATTAAATATTGATCAAGTGTATCAAATCTTATATGATTATGTGCCAAGCGATTTAGCCGATTTGTTTGGGAATACGATTCTTGAAGTGATCAGCCACCCTCAAGGCGGTTTAGTCTCATTTGGGGTAATCGCAGCCATGTGGTCAGCATCAAATGGAGTAAATGCCCTCATTCGCGCTGTAAACCGCGCCTATGGCATTGAGGAAACAAGGAATTTCCTGTCACTGCGATTGCTTTCGATCCTGCTTACGTTATGCATGATTTTTGTGGTGGTAACGACCCTCCTTTTGCCGGTGTTTGGTAAATTAATTATTAATGGAATGGAATACTTGTTTGCCGTACCACCCGAGACCGCTGAATTCTTAAACGTATTAAGGTGGATTATAGGGATCGGGCTTATGACTCTTGTTCTTATGTTTTTATATTGGGCAGCACCAAATGTAAAATTGAAGTTTAAACAAGTCATAATTGGGGCATTAAGTGCTACTATAGGGTGGCAAATCATCTCTCTGCTTTTTTCCTATTACGTGACTAACTTTGGTAACTACTCAGCAACCTATGGAAGTTTAGGCGGAGTCATTATCCTAATGCTTTGGTTTTTCTTAACCGGTCTGATTATCATCGTCGGCGGAGAGATCAATGCGACAATTTTTCACCAAAAACGGGCGAAAGCAGAGAATTTATAGCCATTTCACTAAATTCATGTATAAAAGTCTGAAAACGGTCAATGCTTGTATCAGATTGGCAGGACGAAGATATTTAAAGGAGTTGGGAATAATGAATAAAACAGAACTTATTAATGAAGTTGCTGAACGTACGCAATTATCTAAAAAAGATGCAGGGAACGCAGTAAATGAAGTATTTGATGTGATTTCAGAAACAATGTCAAAAGGCGAGACCGTTCAATTGATCGGTTTTGGAAACTTTGAAGTGCGTGAACGCGCTGCAAGAAAAGGGCGCAATCCGCAAACTGGTGAAGAAATTGATATTCCTGCAACAAAAACACCGGCATTCAAAGCTGGTAAACAACTGAAAGATGCTGTTAAGTAATTAATGTAAATAAAAAGCATGAACCCCATTAGGTTCATGCTTTTATTTTATGCTTTGGTTTGATATGGATTTTCATTTTCTACTGGCTTCTCATACGTTACATACGTATTCGCAATCATATCGTGAATACTACGTTTATCTTTACGTAAGCCGACCATAAATGCCGATACAACATAGGCAATCCCTAGTGTAATCACATACACAAAACCTGCTACGAGCACGCGAAGAAGCATCGTACCGAATCCAACGTTGCTGCCGTCCATTCTCACAATACGAATTCCGCATACCTTTTTCCCTAACGTATAGCCGTACCATAAGACAGGAAGAATCAGCAGATAGGCTAACTGAACAACCGAATCAAAAATTAACTGCCCATCCTCATTAAAATTCAAAGCCATTGAAATGATAAATGTAACAAGTCCTAATAACAATCCATCTAAAATAGAAGCTCCAAAACGGATCCAAAATCCCGCGGGCTGTTTCACCATATAGACTTCCCCTTTCTTCTCTTACCTCTTTTATTATTCATAAGTACGTTAACCATATGATAAACATTAGTCAAACATTTTCCATTATATCACTATTCACTCTCCCAAACTATCACAAACATTGTTAACAAGACGTTTAATCTAGTTGACAAAAAACAATGTTCAGATTATTCTAATGTTAACTAATTACTAACATGAGGTGAACATATGTCAAGTCGTAAACGCTATTTTTCTACTATTGAACTGGTCCTTATCCCAATGTTTGCAGCCTTAATGGCGATCGGTGCAAACGTTACATCCTTCTTAGTGATTGGCGGGGTACCTATCACGCTGCAAACACTGTTTGCGACATTAGCCGGTGCTCTCTTAGGCTCAAGACGCGGTGCTCTAGCTATGATGATTTATGTCCTGATTGGACTAGCTGGCTTCCCTGTTTTCGCCCAATTTCGCGGAGGCTTAGGTTCTCTTGTCAGCCCTACGTTTGGATTTTTATTATCTTTTATCATTCTAGCTTTTGTCGTTGGTAAAATCATTGAGAGAAGCAGCAAGAAATCCGTTTCAACATTTATGGTTGCATGCTTTGTGGGTCTTACGATAAATTATGTTCTCGGAACGAATTATATGTACTTCGCTTATCAATTTATTGCAGACCTAGATGCGATCACTTACGGTATGGCTTGGTCATGGATGGTTGCACCTCTTGTAAAAGATATCATCTTTACAATTTTCGCAGCTGTTCTTGCTTCTCGTATTTATCACACGGTTAATAAAAACGCGAACCCCCTTCAACGAAAGCTAGCTTCATAAAGCGAAGACCCCCTCAAGTTCGTTTGAGGGGGTTCTTCTGCTTATAAAATCATTGCCGCTGCAAATCCAAAGATTAATAGCGGAATATTAAAGTGAAGGAATGTCGGTACGCATGTATCCCAAATGTGGTTATGCTGTCCATCAGCATTTAAACCAGCCGTTGGTCCAAGCGTACTATCTGATGCAGGCGCTCCGGCATCACCCAATGCCCCTGCTGTACCAATTAAAGCAATAATCGCCATTGGACTGAAACCTACTG carries:
- a CDS encoding YihY/virulence factor BrkB family protein; protein product: MKKNSFMKHFMEQLKTDPIPDWSATFAYYFMLSIFPLLIFMIALLPYFQLNIDQVYQILYDYVPSDLADLFGNTILEVISHPQGGLVSFGVIAAMWSASNGVNALIRAVNRAYGIEETRNFLSLRLLSILLTLCMIFVVVTTLLLPVFGKLIINGMEYLFAVPPETAEFLNVLRWIIGIGLMTLVLMFLYWAAPNVKLKFKQVIIGALSATIGWQIISLLFSYYVTNFGNYSATYGSLGGVIILMLWFFLTGLIIIVGGEINATIFHQKRAKAENL
- a CDS encoding HU family DNA-binding protein; the protein is MNKTELINEVAERTQLSKKDAGNAVNEVFDVISETMSKGETVQLIGFGNFEVRERAARKGRNPQTGEEIDIPATKTPAFKAGKQLKDAVK
- a CDS encoding RDD family protein, whose translation is MVKQPAGFWIRFGASILDGLLLGLVTFIISMALNFNEDGQLIFDSVVQLAYLLILPVLWYGYTLGKKVCGIRIVRMDGSNVGFGTMLLRVLVAGFVYVITLGIAYVVSAFMVGLRKDKRSIHDMIANTYVTYEKPVENENPYQTKA
- a CDS encoding biotin transporter BioY, whose translation is MSSRKRYFSTIELVLIPMFAALMAIGANVTSFLVIGGVPITLQTLFATLAGALLGSRRGALAMMIYVLIGLAGFPVFAQFRGGLGSLVSPTFGFLLSFIILAFVVGKIIERSSKKSVSTFMVACFVGLTINYVLGTNYMYFAYQFIADLDAITYGMAWSWMVAPLVKDIIFTIFAAVLASRIYHTVNKNANPLQRKLAS